From Amycolatopsis sp. cg9, one genomic window encodes:
- a CDS encoding DUF5937 family protein codes for MIELVLTAAGSQRVRFAISPLEEVLGAVQTLLGVRAHPAHPPWLSDLPDVPELAAVLSARHYITEFLSPPPDGPETTASAQLRAVRATPPAQVALELGMVDADLSLLPDDPATARDLLADQLETVWHALLAPEWPRLRELLAADIAFRTRQLGSGGTASMFAELHPRVRLSGTSVLVDVRARERLEIDSRGLLLIPAVFAWPGVGVVTVPPWQISVLYPARGVASLWTAETAAPEALSEILGRTRALLLTTLDRPAATTELAARHGLAPATVSAHLTALRGAGLLASERRGHRVLYRRTELGDALLAGKL; via the coding sequence ATGATCGAGCTCGTCCTGACCGCGGCCGGGAGCCAACGCGTCCGGTTCGCGATTTCGCCGCTGGAAGAGGTGCTCGGCGCCGTCCAGACGCTGCTCGGCGTCCGCGCGCACCCCGCGCACCCGCCGTGGCTGTCCGATCTTCCCGACGTCCCCGAGCTGGCCGCGGTGCTGAGCGCGCGGCACTACATCACCGAGTTCCTGAGCCCGCCGCCCGACGGCCCGGAGACGACGGCTTCGGCTCAGCTGCGGGCCGTGCGCGCGACACCGCCGGCCCAGGTGGCGCTGGAGCTGGGGATGGTCGACGCGGACCTGTCGCTGCTGCCCGACGATCCGGCGACCGCGCGCGACCTGCTCGCCGACCAGCTCGAGACCGTGTGGCACGCGCTGCTCGCGCCGGAGTGGCCCCGCCTGCGCGAACTGCTGGCGGCGGACATCGCGTTCCGCACGCGGCAGCTGGGTTCGGGCGGCACCGCGTCGATGTTCGCGGAGCTGCACCCGCGCGTCCGGCTCTCGGGGACGTCGGTGCTGGTCGACGTCCGGGCCCGCGAGCGGCTGGAGATCGACTCGCGCGGGCTCCTGCTGATCCCGGCGGTGTTCGCGTGGCCGGGCGTCGGGGTGGTGACGGTGCCGCCGTGGCAGATTTCGGTGTTGTACCCGGCCCGCGGGGTCGCCTCCCTGTGGACGGCCGAGACGGCGGCACCGGAGGCCTTGTCGGAGATCCTCGGCCGCACGCGGGCACTCCTGCTGACGACGCTGGACCGCCCGGCGGCGACGACCGAGCTCGCCGCCCGGCACGGCCTGGCACCGGCGACGGTGTCGGCGCACTTGACGGCGTTGCGCGGCGCGGGGCTGCTGGCTTCGGAGCGGCGGGGACACCGGGTGCTGTACCGCCGGACGGAACTCGGCGACGCCTTGCTGGCGGGGAAGCTTTGA